The Apium graveolens cultivar Ventura chromosome 6, ASM990537v1, whole genome shotgun sequence genome contains a region encoding:
- the LOC141667084 gene encoding purple acid phosphatase 2-like: MMKHMEFSRSLIVFSVLTFVFLSSVQMCSGSVTSSFVRTADKGVDMPLDSDVFKVPSGYNAPQQVHITQGDQEGKSVIVSWITMDEPGSNTVLYWSEKNWNKNKANGIVTTYKYYNYTSGYIHHCTINNLKFSTKYFYQVGIGHTMRSFWFFTPPKAGPDVPYTFGLIGDLGQTYNSNSTLTHYESNPLKGKAVLFVGDLSYADVYPFHENKRWDTWGRFVERSVAYQPWMWTVGNHEIDYAPEIGETKPFKPFKHRYRVPSKKSNSNYWYSIKRASAYIIVLSSYSAYGPYTPQYWWLRKELQNVDRNETPWLIVLMHAPMYNSYSAHYMEGETMRVLFEPWFVRYKVDVVFAGHVHAYERSERVSNVLYNVVNGLCNPVTDESAPVYITIGDGGNIEGLATEMTQPQPRYSAFREASFGHGIFDIKNRTHAYFSWHRNQDGYAVTADNFWFLNRYFINDNIKSDM, from the exons ATGATGAAACACATGGAATTTTCCAGGTCTCTTATTGTTTTCTCTGTTCTTACATTCGTGTTTTTGAGTTCAGTTCAAATGTGCAGTGGATCAGTCACGAGTAGTTTCGTTAGAACAGCTGATAAAGGCGTCGATATGCCTCTTGATAGTGATGTCTTTAAGGTTCCTTCTGGTTATAATGCCCCTCAACAG GTCCATATAACACAAGGAGATCAAGAGGGGAAATCAGTGATCGTGTCATGGATTACGATGGATGAACCAGGTTCAAATACAGTTCTTTATTGGAGTGAAAAAAACTGGAACAAGAACAAGGCTAATGGCATTGTTACTACCTACAAATACTACAATTATACTTCTGGATACATTCATCATTGCACCATCAATAATTTGAAG TTTAGTACCAAGTATTTCTATCAAGTTGGAATTGGACATACCATGAGAAGTTTCTGGTTTTTCACACCGCCTAAGGCTGGACCTGATGTTCCATACACATTTGGTCTCATAG GAGATCTTGGACAGACCTACAATTCAAACTCCACACTTACACATTATGAAAGTAACCCACTGAAAGGAAAGGCTGTGTTGTTTGTTGGAGATCTTTCTTACGCAGATGTTTATCCTTTTCATGAGAACAAGAGATGGGATACCTGGGGAAGGTTCGTTGAGAGAAGTGTTGCTTATCAGCCCTGGATGTGGACTGTTGGGAATCATGAGATTGATTATGCTCCAGAAATT GGAGAAACCAAGCCATTTAAGCCTTTCAAACACAGGTATAGAGTCCCTTCAAAGAAATCAAACAGCAATTATTGGTACTCAATCAAGAGAGCTTCAGCATATATAATTGTCCTGTCGTCATATTCAGCCTATG GGCCCTATACTCCTCAATATTGGTGGCTCAGAAAGGAGCTGCAGAATGTCGACAGGAACGAAACTCCATGGTTGATTGTTCTTATGCATGCTCCAATGTATAACAGCTACAGTGCTCATTATATGGAAGGGGAAACCATGAGGGTTTTATTTGAACCATGGTTTGTCCGTTACAAAGTCGATGTTGTTTTTGCTGGCCATGTTCATGCCTATGAGCGTTCT GAACGAGTATCGAACGTTCTCTATAATGTCGTCAACGGATTATGTAATCCTGTAACAGATGAATCTGCTCCTGTTTACATAACCATTGGTGATGGAGGAAATATTGAGGGTTTGGCAACCGA AATGACACAACCACAACCGAGGTACTCAGCATTTAGAGAGGCCAGTTTTGGGCATGGTATATTTGATATCAAGAACAGGACGCATGCTTACTTCAGTTGGCACCGAAACCAAGACGGATATGCTGTAACTGCTGATAACTTCTGGTTCTTAAACAGATATTTTATTAACGATAATATCAAATCCGACATGTAA